AATGCAGAAGAATAAGCCCCGATAAAAATATTAGCCCAAAGATAACAATACTTACAGGAACGATTTGAAACCACATTCCTCTACCTATAACTAAAAATTCTTCGGGCACAGGACTGATAGGTTTGCCATTCGTAATAATATTCGCCAGACCTCGCAATAAACTCATAAAGGCAAGGGTGACAATAAAAGGCGGTATATCCCATAGGGTTATAATACTTCCCATAATAACACCAATAAAAATACCTATCATAATCCCTGCAAGGAAAGAGAATGGCACAAAAGAACCTGAAATGGAAGCAAAACGAACAGCTAACATGGCAGATATAACCCCTGCTGTGGCTCCAATAGAACCAATAGATAAATCTATTCCACCCGACATAATGACAAAAGTCATTCCTACTGCCATAATTCCGAAAATGGACAATTGATTTAAGATAAGAATGATGGTGGATAGAGAAGCAAAGCCCGGTTGCCCTTGATTTCTACCTATGATTTCAAAAATAACAAATTCGAGAATTAAAGTAATGGTTAAAGGAACCCATGAACGATAGAAAAGTGTTTTAATACTCTGATTAAGCCACATTCTGTTTTTTATATCCTGTGGCAAACTGCATAATTTTTTCCTGTGTGGCTTCTTCGCGAGACAATTCCCCGACAAGGTGTCCCTCATGCATAACGAGGATACGGTCGCACATACCCAGGACTTCGGGCAATTCACTGGAAATCATGAGTATGGCTACCCCTTCTTCCAGAAGTCGGTTCATGAGTTTGAATATCTCCGATTTTGCACCTACATCAATACCGCGTGTAGGTTCATCGAAAATTAAGATGCGGGATTGTGTAAAAAGCCATTTGGCAAGAACCACTTTTTGCTGATTCCCACCACTTAAATTCTGGGCTATTTGTTCAATAGATGGAGTGCGGATTTGCAAGTCATGCACATAATTTTCTGCTACCTGTCGCTCTTTAGCAAGATTAAGGAAAATTCCTTTTGTAATTTCTTTTAAGTTGGCAAGGGTTGTATTTTCACGAATGGTCATACCTAAAACCAAGCCCTGATTTTTTCGGTCTTCCGTGAGCAGCCCAATACCATTTTTTATGGCTTCCTGAGGAGAGCCGATTTTTACTTCCCTTCCATCAACATAAATCCTGCCTGCATCAATGGGGTCTGCACCAAATATGGCACGTGCCACTTCTGTTCTACCCGCTCCAACCAGACCCGTAAGACCTACGATTTCCCCACAATGCACCGAAAAGTTAATATCATAAAAAGCACCTTTACGGGTAAGACCTTCCACCCTTAATCGTTCCTCACCACGAGGAAAAGAGACCTTGGGATACTCATCTGTAAGTTCACGACCCACCATCATTTTAATCACATCTTCACGAGTTACATCACAAACATTATGAGTTCCAACATACTGACCGTCCCGCATCACCGTAACACGATTTCCAATCTCATAGAGTTCTTCAAGCCGATGGGAAATATAGATAATTCCTATATCTTGCCGTCTTAAAACTTTTATAAGTTCAAACAAAGTTTTCAATTCATGGTCTGTCAAGGTTGCAGATGGTTCATCCATTACAATTATTTTTGCCTTTATGCTTAAAGCC
The genomic region above belongs to Candidatus Hydrogenedens sp. and contains:
- a CDS encoding ABC transporter permease — translated: MWLNQSIKTLFYRSWVPLTITLILEFVIFEIIGRNQGQPGFASLSTIILILNQLSIFGIMAVGMTFVIMSGGIDLSIGSIGATAGVISAMLAVRFASISGSFVPFSFLAGIMIGIFIGVIMGSIITLWDIPPFIVTLAFMSLLRGLANIITNGKPISPVPEEFLVIGRGMWFQIVPVSIVIFGLIFLSGLILLHYTPAGRHTLAVGGNEESARLSGVPIKRIKLFVYILCSAFSALAGVILASRMGSGSPKVGIGDELAVIASVVIGGTSLSGGKGSLWGTWLGLCVVFTLNSGLNWIGIETFGQQVTLGIVILSAVLMDKLQGKLKEQQES
- the gguA gene encoding sugar ABC transporter ATP-binding protein; its protein translation is MSDLLLEMRDITKRFPGVLALDRVRLEVRYGEVHCLVGENGAGKSTLMKILAGAVPMDSGQIFLEGQPIQITSPYHAQQLGISMIYQEFNLIPYLSVAENIFLGREPRIPKTPFINWKQMYTEAQEVLERVGLKLDVRVPVAELSIAQQQMVEIAKALSIKAKIIVMDEPSATLTDHELKTLFELIKVLRRQDIGIIYISHRLEELYEIGNRVTVMRDGQYVGTHNVCDVTREDVIKMMVGRELTDEYPKVSFPRGEERLRVEGLTRKGAFYDINFSVHCGEIVGLTGLVGAGRTEVARAIFGADPIDAGRIYVDGREVKIGSPQEAIKNGIGLLTEDRKNQGLVLGMTIRENTTLANLKEITKGIFLNLAKERQVAENYVHDLQIRTPSIEQIAQNLSGGNQQKVVLAKWLFTQSRILIFDEPTRGIDVGAKSEIFKLMNRLLEEGVAILMISSELPEVLGMCDRILVMHEGHLVGELSREEATQEKIMQFATGYKKQNVA